In Marinilabiliales bacterium, the sequence CAGCAACCCTGCTGCTCCCGCAGCGGCAGGGTTTATAAACGTGCCGGGTAATATAGACATGTCGGTAAAGGGCCGGTATCTTTTCGTCGACAGCTATACCGACCTGGTTGTTCTGGATATTGACGACCTGGAAAATATACGGGAAGCAGGAAGGCTGAAGGATGTGTTCCCGTATAGTATCCCCGAAACTGAAGAGCCCGGATTGCCGGCCGATCAGGTTTACACTGCCAAAGGTGTTGTTACCGGATGGGAGATGGAAAGGCGCAGGGAGAGGGTGACAAGCCAGCACTGGTATCCGTCTCCCGGATGGTTTGGATCAAAACTCTACTATACCGGTTACATGCAGTTGTCGGGTGGAACGGGGGGCTGGCAGGGTACCGGCACGGCTGCCGGCAAGGGGGGATCGATGGCAAGGTTCGGCATTTTCGATAACTACCTTTACGGGATCGAAGACAGGAAGATCAATGTTTTTAATATTGCAGATCCCGCAATGCCTGTGAAGCTGACGTCTCACGGGGTAAATTCTGTAATCGAGACCATATTTATTCTTGGTGACAAGATGTTCATAGGGGGCCGCAGTAGCATGTTTATCTATGACCTGGCCGAGCCGGCATCACCTGAATATGTGTCTGAATACACACACATTACGGCATGCGACCCCGTGGTGGTGGAAGATGATATAGCCTATGTGACCCTCAGGGGAGGCACCATCTGTGGCGGGGGTATCAACCGGCTCGACATAATCGATGTAAGCGATCTCAAACAGCCTGAGCTGATAGCCTTCCACTGGCTGGATGAGCCTTACGGACTGGGCATAGACAATGGTATCCTCTTCCTTTGCGAGGGTGAGAATGGTATGACGGTTTACGACGCCGCCAACCCTTATGCGATAAAAAGCAATATTATTAAGGAATTCCCCGGGATACATGCATGGGATGTAATTCCGGCGGGAGGCATATTGCTGCTGATAGGTGATGACGGACTATACCAGTATGACTATTCCGATGTTTCGGATATACGCCTGGTTAGCCAGATCCCCGTGAACCAGCAGGGGCCGGCCTCCACCGTTGACCTTCCCTGATCAAGGGGTACGGCCTGTGCGGAGCTCCTGGCACATTTACCCGGCCTGCAGGCAGAACCTGATGTGATCGTCGCCGGCCGGTGTGTTGCCCTGATCAGGCTCCTCCTATCTGCATTTCGGCCACCCTGAAAGTAGGTGAGGCGAATGCCCTGTTCATGTCAATGTCATTGCCCATCATGTCAATCCCGTTAAGGATCTGCGAGGCACTGCCCGCGATGGTCAGTCCTTCAACAGGATATGCAATTCTGCCGTTCTCTATCCAGAAGCCTGTGGCGCCGCCGCTGAAGTTGCCGTTAACGGGGTTGATGCCGTATCCGGTTACTCCCTTCAGAAGAAGTCCCCGATTCGTGGCTGCAATGATATCCTCCTGGCTGTGGTCGCCGGTGCCCAGATAGAGGTTATGTGTGCCTATGCCGGGGAGGCTGGTATATCCGCCCCTCGAGGCATTACCTGTGCTTTCTGTGCCGGCCCTTGCGGCCACCTGTGTGTTGTAGAGGAAACCCCTGAGTACGCCGTTCTCAACGAGCACCCTTTTTCTTGTCGGCACTCCCTCGCCGTCAAACGGTGAACTGCCCGATCCTTTCGGAACGGTGCCGTCGTCGGTGATGGTAAGGAGCGGAGAGGCGAACTGCTGGTTCATGGATTCCTGCAGGAAGCTGGCCCCCTGGAGCACCCTTTCGCCGTTGATGGCAACAATGACGCCCCTGAGCAGCGATGCGGCCACCGATGGATCAAATATAACCGCCGTTCTCTGTGTGGATACCATACGCGGGTCAAGAAGCTCCCACGCCTTTTGTGCTGCACTTTCAGCAATCTCTTCAAGAGGCTCCAGGTCGGCAAAGAACCTGCGGCTGCTCGACTCAAAGCCCGTACGCCTCTGGTCCTCTTTTTGGGCCACCACGCCCACTCCCACTGAGCACATTGATGATTTATAGGTTTTGGATATGCCGTTGGAGTTGGCGATGAACACCTCGCCCTCCCTTTCGCCCCAGGATGCTCCCGAGCTGTGGGTAATCTTCGGGTCCTTCATGGCCATCTCCTCCAGTGCCAATGCCATGTCAATCTTCCTGTCCATGCTTACCCTGGCAATCTCCGGGTCATACAGCCCCTCAACATCGGTAAACCCGGTATCTGAAGGGAGAACATTGCTGTCGTCGGGAGTGGTGAGCCTTGCAAAGGCTATGGCCCGGCTTATCGTGTTATCGAGGGCGCTGCGGCTGAGATCATTGGAATGGCTGA encodes:
- a CDS encoding TldD/PmbA family protein gives rise to the protein MDYKELTVQLVNRCLRQGADAAEVYLQTGRNLSVRVRNADIETIQEASSSGIGFRVMVDGKMGFSHSNDLSRSALDNTISRAIAFARLTTPDDSNVLPSDTGFTDVEGLYDPEIARVSMDRKIDMALALEEMAMKDPKITHSSGASWGEREGEVFIANSNGISKTYKSSMCSVGVGVVAQKEDQRRTGFESSSRRFFADLEPLEEIAESAAQKAWELLDPRMVSTQRTAVIFDPSVAASLLRGVIVAINGERVLQGASFLQESMNQQFASPLLTITDDGTVPKGSGSSPFDGEGVPTRKRVLVENGVLRGFLYNTQVAARAGTESTGNASRGGYTSLPGIGTHNLYLGTGDHSQEDIIAATNRGLLLKGVTGYGINPVNGNFSGGATGFWIENGRIAYPVEGLTIAGSASQILNGIDMMGNDIDMNRAFASPTFRVAEMQIGGA